In Aegilops tauschii subsp. strangulata cultivar AL8/78 chromosome 3, Aet v6.0, whole genome shotgun sequence, one genomic interval encodes:
- the LOC141020688 gene encoding F-box/LRR-repeat protein At2g42730-like yields the protein MDRQRIAKRRRDDDDRLSKLGDGVLGHILSFLDTKEAARAAALSSRWRDIFASVHTVSLEEPEKPIPDYDSDGGYYDPNPPPHFTRVVTMAITARSSPPFPNAASVPLRTLRVAMESYNGGDASTVDHWVSRALKDAAPELQVHLRLRRVPVCRRPDPSHDAASSDEDHAAGSDEDVPLCSRPDAGSSDEDHAAGSDEDVPLAHEDDDAASSSDESVPRPWELPPAVYTVPSQLFSCSALRSLRLGSCRLCPPATVSLPSLEVLRLTHVGDEEEHLQRLISACPHLADLTLEACGTNTMTALSLLDNTRLRRLALRCCHKLAAVTVHASELRCFEYRGTIPDNSFLTVPGRDAGGGFPSVTSCKIEVCTVCVAQNTAMSQEQLAKLGSFLELFVSTKQLHLCAAHMSSCFVNLPAFPSLTHLQLDGCVRHDSNDPVAVATTTITILQRVPNLEVLTMFFEAGPHEAELEEYPLHKEGELLDAHHLHYNQYDTLDLATVPVPRCLGSKVRRISLVHYQGGRAQRMLARFLLRNAPLLEKLFCELAEGPLWIQTELVREMETWVMNERASKVFV from the coding sequence ATGGATCGTCAGCGGATCGCAAAACGGAGACGCGACGACGATGACCGCCTAAGCAAGCTCGGCGACGGCGTGCTGGGCCACATCCTCTCTTTCCTCGACACCAAGGAGGCCGCGCGCGCCGCTGCCCTCTCGTCGCGGTGGCGCGACATCTTCGCCAGCGTCCACACCGTCTCCCtggaggagccggaaaagcccaTCCCCGACTACGACTCGGACGGTGGATACTACGACCCCAACCCGCCGCCGCACTTCACCCGCGTCGTCACCATGGCCATCACCGCCCGCAGCAGCCCTCCGTTCCCCAACGCCGCATCGGTGCCACTGCGCACGCTCCGGGTCGCCATGGAAAGTTACAACGGGGGTGACGCCTCCACGGTGGACCACTGGGTCAGCAGGGCCTTGAAGGATGCCGCCCCAGAGCTCCAggtccacctccgcctccgccgcgtcCCCGTCTGCCGCCGACCTGACCCCAGCCACGACGCCGCCAGCTCAGACGAGGACCACGCTGCTGGCTCAGACGAGGACGTCCCCCTATGCAGCCGCCCAGATGCCGGCAGCTCAGACGAGGACCACGCTGCTGGCTCAGACGAGGACGTCCCCCTTGCCCACGAAGATGACGATGCCGCTTCCAGCTCCGACGAGAGCGTTCCTCGGCCGTGGGAGCTGCCTCCTGCAGTGTACACCGTCCCCAGCCAGCTCTTCTCCTGTTCCGCGTTACGATCACTCCGCCTCGGGTCGTGCAGACTATGCCCGCCGGCGACCGTCAGCCTGCCGTCACTTGAGGTGCTCCGCCTCACCCACGTCGGTGACGAGGAGGAACACTTGCAGAGGCTCATCTCTGCCTGCCCACACCTTGCGGACCTGACGCTCGAGGCCTGTGGCACCAACACCATGaccgccctctccctcctcgacaACACGCGCCTCCGCAGGCTTGCCCTCCGGTGCTGCCACAAGCTGGCTGCCGTGACCGTCCACGCGTCGGAGCTCCGCTGCTTCGAGTACCGCGGCACCATCCCGGACAACTCATTCCTCACCGTGCCCGGCCGTGACGCTGGCGGCGGCTTCCCGTCCGTCACTTCGTGCAAAATCGAGGTCTGCACCGTCTGCGTGGCGCAGAACACCGCCATGTCCCAAGAGCAGCTCGCCAAGCTCGGTTCATTCCTAGAGTTGTTTGTGTCCACGAAACAGCTGCACCTGTGCGCCGCTCACATGAGCTCCTGCTTCGTCAATCTCCCGGCATTCCCAAGCCTCACGCACCTTCAGCTGGACGGATGCGTACGGCACGACAGCAATGATCCCGTCGCCGTTGCTACCACGACGATCACGATCCTCCAACGGGTCCCAAACCTGGAGGTGCTGACCATGTTCTTTGAAGCAGGGCCTCACGAAGCCGAGTTGGAGGAATACCCCCTGCACAAGGAGGGGGAGCTCCTCGACGCGCACCACCTCCACTACAACCAGTACGACACCCTCGACCTGGCGACCGTGCCGGTCCCCCGGTGCCTAGGAAGCAAGGTAAGGAGGATCAGCCTGGTGCATTACCAAGGTGGCAGAGCGCAGAGGATGCTGGCTAGGTTTTTGCTCCGCAACGCTCCGCTTCTTGAGAAACTCTTTTGCGAGTTGGCCGAGGGACCGTTGTGGATCCAGACGGAACTGGTGCGCGAGATGGAAACTTGGGTCATGAATGAGAGAGCCAGCAAGGTGTTCGTATGA